The DNA segment CGATGCCGAATACGGTGACTTGATAAGTGACGCCGTCGGTTTGCGGCGTGGTTTTCAAATGCACGCCACGGCCGTCGAAATGCAAGGTTGCTCCGGTGATGCTCAGGCCTTTGTTGATGCTGTAATTTGCAAGATTTTCGGCGCTGGCTTGCGTCACCGGCTCATTGAAACGAACTTCGACCGTCGTTTCATCGTTCGCGCCCACATAAGTCACCACCGGCGGCTCGCGATCAACGCCCTGGCTGTCCAGGCGATAGCGTGCTTCAGTGCTGCTCATCACATTGGCGTTGGTGGAAACGTCGGTGATGCCGCTGATCGTGATGATGTAATCACGATCATACGCATGCGCCGAAGTCGTCAAAATCACCTCAATTGCCTCGGCATTGAGCTTCGCGGTTTGAACGAGTACATTTTCCGAAATGGCATAGTTGGATATCTGCTCGGCGGAGGATTTTGTCACGCGCTCATCGAAGGTTACGCTCAAGGTGGTCAAGTCGAGTAGTTTGACCGCCACAACTTTCGGCGCCAGCCGGTCGTTCGCGCGATAGGTGTAGCCGAGCACTGCCGGCGCGGCCATCACATTCGGCGTTTCGGCTTGATCGGCGATATTGCGCACGGTAAGCTGATAGCTCGCGCCGTCCTGGTGATTGCTGGTTTTGAGATGCACGCCGCGGCTGTCGGTGTGCAAGCTGATGCTCGTAATCGTAATGCCATTGGTGATGGCGTAGTTCTCGACCTTCAAGGCGCTCGCCTCTGAGATCGGCTCATCGAAGCGGACTTCGACGGTCGCTTGATCGACGATGCCGGCATAGGTGACGATGGGCGGCGCTTGATCGAGTCCGCTAAACGTATATGGCGCGGAAATGGCGGGATTGATGACATTGGCCGGCGTGGCAACATCGGAAATGTTTTGAACCGTTAGCGTATAAACGCCGTTGTTATGCTCCGAGGTTTCGAGAATGACCGTGCGATTGTCGGACTGCAAGGTGGCGCGCGCAATCACAATTTGTTGAGAGATGCTGTAATTACTTTTGTTCTCGGCAGTGGTTTTTGCAACCGGCTCACTGAACTCGACGCTCACCGTGGTACGATCGACAGCGCGGACTTGAGTGAGAGCCGGCGGAGTTAAATCCAAGCCGCTCAGAGTATACTGTACAGAAATGGCAGGATTGATGATATTGGCCGGCGTGGCAGCATCGGAGATATTTTGAACAGACAACGTATAGGCGCCGTTGATGTGCTCCGAAGTGGTGAGAATGACGGTGCGATTGTCGGATTGCAACGCGGCGCTTACAACTGCGATTTGCTTGTCAATGCTGTAATTGCTCTTGTTCTCGGCCGTGCTTTTGGTGACAGGCTCACTGAACTGTATGCTTACCGTGGTGCGGTCGACGGCGCGGACCTGGGTGATGGCCGGCGGCGTTTGATCGACGACGGTCACCGTGGCTGAAACTTCGATGGAATAGTTGCTCTCATTGCCGGCCCTGTCATAAGCCGTCACCACGAAATAGTAGGTCTTGCCTTCTTCCAAATTATCGACGACGCAACGCAAATCTGTGCCAACATCTTTGGAATTGACTTTGGTGTAGGTTTGCGAGGCAAGACTGTAATACACGCGATAACCGGCAAGGTCCGACTCGGTGTTTGCGTCCCAAGCGATGGTGAGTGTGCCAGCGGAGAGCGGGGAAAAATGCGCGCTAGCGCTGACGACGAGGAAAGCAATAAAACTCCATGCAAATAAACGGCAACCGGCAAACGGCTTCTTACTCCGATTTTCCTGTTGCCGTTTGCCAGTTGTCTTTGACAAAATCGAATCGAATTGCAACACGTTTTGCAAGTCCTCCATAACATTTTTATCATCCTGATAAACACATTTCAGCGAAGGCAATTCGCGGCGCTCACCGAACGCAAAGCGTATGCCATTCGCGGTGGAAAAGCATTTTGCTTGTTTCGCAAACAATTAACGCAAGTGTGTGAATGTGACAATACCAATCATGTATACAGAATTACTTCGCAGTAATTCGAAAGCGTAAGGTTGCGAAGCCGCTAGGTTGAGTGATAGAAAAATCTGCCATCTCGAGAGGCAACAGAATTTGCGAGGAAGAAATGTCACTTCGTTGTCCACAATGGTATCAAGATTGGCGTGTGTGGAGGGACTTGTAAAAAGAAATCACAGTTCAAGAGCCTTCGCGGGCAAAAGCCAAAATCTCACAGATTAAGAAATCGGGATTTTAATATATACCGGATTTCAGACGGGCTGAAAGCTAAAGCTCTTTGAGCAGCATACCAGGTTGTCAAAACATTCCTGCAACAGACATGCGAGTCGTTGGCTGCTCTCATCAGTTTGGGCTTGGTTCTATCAGACAAAAGAGCCCTGATTATTTGAAAACACTTTTGACTGGTCTTTTGAATTACACCTAGGCTTGAACAGCGAAGCAAATAGCATCAATCTTTTTTTTAAAATGAATGCGAGCGTGGCAACTTGTCTGCAAATCGCTATGAGGTTGATTTCGGTTTTGTGCATATCACTGAAAACCCTCTTGCCTCAAAACCAAATCATTTAAAAAGTGAGAGGGGCTTTCATCTCAGACAGAGGGGACAAAGCGGTTAAAGCTCGCAAAGCAAACCTCTGCATCGCGTCATTTTTTGTTTTCGATTTTGCTTTTATGTGGTTGAAAATTAAAAGTTAAAGTTCTCTGTTTTTTTGGCAAAAATAAAAAATGTTTGATTTTGTTGGTGCGGCGCAAAATTTTTCAAAATCGAAATTTTGTCTTGACAAGCATTTTATGGTCGATTATTTTAAGCGCACGTTTGCACAGAGCTCATTTGCCTAAACGTCAGCAAAATCCCAACGCCTCTCAACCTAGCCGGATTCCACGAAAAAGATCTTCTACATCAATAACGGGATTTTGTCATTAATGCAGCACCCAAAGTTTTCTTGGTGGAAGGTCAAAAACAATTTGGGGTTTCATTCTTCGAGTTGCGAACTGATAAATTTTTGATTGTTGTGATTGAGTGTTTTACAATTATCCGCTTCGACTAACTTAAATGTGAATCGATGCCGTTAGAGTATTTCGAAGCGGTTAATTTTTGATTCACTCTGGAAGCGCTTTCAACTCGCACTGCAACTGTTACTTCCCCTGATTACTACCGAAAAATTTTTTGAGACAAAAACGCAATCTCTGAGCATGGGTTGGCAATCTTGCAATAAGGGATGGCGCGTTTTTTTCCTCACGCCAATTCGTGCTGCATAAAAATTCAAAATTCGCCCCAATCTGGAAGCGCTTTCAACAGAGCACTGCATCACATTTACTCACTCTACTCTTGCGGAGGTGTAAGATGATGAAGAGGCAGTTATCGGTTTTCCTCACGTTGGTGTGTTTGCTGCTTGCGATCGGTTCGCGCCAGGCGCAAGCGCAAAATGATGTTATGATGCAAGCGTTCTACTGGGACGTGCCGGTTGACGCCACGAATCTCAACGGCTCATGGTACGACAGCCTCGAAGCCAAAGCCGCAGCGTTGCAAGCCGCGGGTTTCACCGCGATTTGGACGCCGCCGCCGAGCAAGGGCGCGTTTAGCATTTACGACATGGGCTATGGCATTTATGATCACTATGATCTCGGCGAATATTCGCAGAAAGGCAACGTCGGCGACGGCATTCCCGCTTCCACCGAAACACGCTTCGGCAGCAAACAGGAATTGCTCGACATGATCGAAGAATATCACGATCGCGGCATGGAAGTTTACGCGGACATCGTGCTCAATCACATTTACGGCGGCAGTTATGAATCCAATGCGCCGGTGAAAAATTATATCGAAGAAGAAAACTATCCCAGCTATCCCACTTCGCAAATTCGCTGGGTGCTGCCGAATGCCGCAGCGGGCGATTATTACATTCAACTCAGCGGCTTTAATCTTGACTGGAACACGTTTGCCAGCCGCGGCTATGAATTGCGCATTTCCTGGACCGGCAGCGCGAACGATGCGGGGCCGGGCACGAGTCCGGTATGGGAGTCCGAGCCCAACGGCGGCGGCGGACAATTCAACACCTTTCCCGGCAGTGGTCGCGCAGTTTATGGCCATGCGGATTCACAAGGCGATGTGGACGAATTCAAAGTCACGTTGAGCAGCACGGCAACGATCACCATTCAAATTATTCCCAAATACGACAACAGCGGCACCATGAATTGGGCGAGCGATGATAATGGCTATCGCATTCGCGCGGTGTGGTACAACGGGAACAATCAGTATTCCGGCTTGCAATGCCGCGCCCTTACAAGCTTCTCCTACGCCACGCACTCCGGCGGTGCGCCGCAGTGGACGTGGAACTACGCCAGTTTCCATCCGGTGGATAACAGCGACTACTTGCAGGATCAGGGCAGCGAGGATGCCATTCGCCCGAATTGGATGCTCTTTGGTGTGGATCTCAACACCTTTGACACCGGCACCGTGCAACCGCGATTGCAGGATTGGGGCGAATGGCTCACCAACACCGCGGGCTTTGACGGCTATCGCCTCGATTTCGTGCGCGGCATGCAAGAAGCCTTCATCGCCGACTGGCTCGTGGCCATGCCGCTCAAAAACGGCCAGCAGCGCTTTGCCGTGGGCGAATATTGGACGCAGCACAAATACCGTTTGAAAGACTGGGTCAATGCCATCAGCAACAACGGCGCGGCCTGTTCGGTGTTTGATTTCCCGTTGCGTGAGGATCTCAAGCGCATGTGCAATGCCGAGCCCAATTTCAACATGGCGTGGCTCAATCACTCCGGATTGATTCGCGATCAAAGCAATGCCGTTGCTGCCAATCGCGTAGTCACGTTTTTGGAAAATCACGACACCGGCAAGGAACACGACAAGTGGCTGACGCGGGATCGTGACATGGGCTATGCGTTCATTTTGTTCGCACAAGGACGGCCGTGCGTGTTTTACTCTCATTATTTCGAAGTGCAGCAGGTGGATGCCGGCAATTCCAGTTACACCACGGGCCCGGAGAGCGGATTAAAAACCAAAATCAACCAGTTAATCGGCATTCGCAAACGCTATCTTGAAGGCGGCATGGAAGTCCTAACCGAAATCGGCAATCCTTATCCCTCATCGAATACTGCTGACGTTTTCATCGCACGACGCGAGGGCAATCGCAGCAACAAACCCGGCGCGATTTTGGTGTTGAATGATCACAGCTCCAGCACGCTAAGCACGTGGGTGACGGCCAATGTTTCTGGTTGGCCGCCCATGACGAATCAAGTGTTGAAGAATCTCACCAGCGGCTCGGGCGAAACCGCCACGGTGCAGGGCGATGGCCGAGTCTCGGTGTTTGCGCCCGCACGCGGTTATGCCGTTTGGTCGATTGACACGACGTACGTGCCGATAGATTTCACCGTGAATAATGCCTACACCAACATGGGCGAAAACATCTATCTTGTCGGCAGCATCTCGCAATTGGGCGGCTGGGACACCGGCAAGGCCATCGGCCCGCTGGAGGCCTCGAGCTATCCCACCTGGAAAGTTTTTGACGTGTATCTGCCGCCGAGCACGTCGATCCAATACAAATTCATCAAGAAAGACGGCAGCGGCAATGTGACCTGGGAGCCGGGCAGCAATCACAGCTACACCACGCCTTCGAGCGGCACGGGTTCCGTAACGAACTCCTGGGGCACGGCAAAAGCAAATGCCGATGAACTGGCAGAAAATGAAATCGCTGCGTTGCCGGAGCAATTCAGTCTTTATCAGAACTACCCCAATCCGTTCAATCCGGGAACATTCATTTCGTTTGATGTACCACGCGGCGAGAGTGTGGCGACGCGTTTGGTGGTATACAATGCCATGGGCCAAATTGTGCGCACGTTGGTCGACGGCACGTTGGTCGACGGCGAACGCGCGCCTGGCGCCTATCGCGTGCGCTGGGATGGCCGCAATGACTTGGGCGAAACCGTAACCGCGGGTGTGTACATCTATCGCCTCATCGCCGGCGATTTCAGCAGTGAAATGAAGATGCTGGTATTGAGATAGCCCGAAAACGGGGTAACGATTTTGCTTGCATTTTACCCCCCCCGGCTTATCATCTTGTGTCAAAATTTGAACCCGGGGTGAGATGAAGCTCTTGACGACAGTGCCGATTGTCGCCGCCCAGCAAAGAAGAATTTTTCATAAAAATTTCAAGGCCCCTTTATGCTCATTGAGAGCGTGAAGGGGCTTTTTGTTTTGGGAAATGATTCTTTAAGCACACGCAACCCTATAACAAAATTCCCGCGTTGAAGGAGATGAATTCCATGAAAGCGAATAGTCATCTTTTCAGAATCATTTCGCTCTGTGCCTTCTTGTCGTATTGTGATCACGGCATGAACACCTTGCCAGAGCCGGCGCCGGGACCCGAGCCTGAACCTGAACTGGTGTGCGAGCCAGGCCAGGAAGAGCTCATGCCTTTGGATGTGGGAACTTACTGGTTCTATCAAGCTTGGACGCCCAGCACACCAGAAACGCTAAAAGCCGAGATCACGCGCAAGGTTCCTGTAATCATCGATGGTGTAACCTATGAAGCCTCGGCGCTTACACCGCTTTATCCCTTTAACAGAGCGCGGCCTCCTTTTGAGTTTCTCTATTGGAATG comes from the Cytophagia bacterium CHB2 genome and includes:
- a CDS encoding DUF1939 domain-containing protein → MMKRQLSVFLTLVCLLLAIGSRQAQAQNDVMMQAFYWDVPVDATNLNGSWYDSLEAKAAALQAAGFTAIWTPPPSKGAFSIYDMGYGIYDHYDLGEYSQKGNVGDGIPASTETRFGSKQELLDMIEEYHDRGMEVYADIVLNHIYGGSYESNAPVKNYIEEENYPSYPTSQIRWVLPNAAAGDYYIQLSGFNLDWNTFASRGYELRISWTGSANDAGPGTSPVWESEPNGGGGQFNTFPGSGRAVYGHADSQGDVDEFKVTLSSTATITIQIIPKYDNSGTMNWASDDNGYRIRAVWYNGNNQYSGLQCRALTSFSYATHSGGAPQWTWNYASFHPVDNSDYLQDQGSEDAIRPNWMLFGVDLNTFDTGTVQPRLQDWGEWLTNTAGFDGYRLDFVRGMQEAFIADWLVAMPLKNGQQRFAVGEYWTQHKYRLKDWVNAISNNGAACSVFDFPLREDLKRMCNAEPNFNMAWLNHSGLIRDQSNAVAANRVVTFLENHDTGKEHDKWLTRDRDMGYAFILFAQGRPCVFYSHYFEVQQVDAGNSSYTTGPESGLKTKINQLIGIRKRYLEGGMEVLTEIGNPYPSSNTADVFIARREGNRSNKPGAILVLNDHSSSTLSTWVTANVSGWPPMTNQVLKNLTSGSGETATVQGDGRVSVFAPARGYAVWSIDTTYVPIDFTVNNAYTNMGENIYLVGSISQLGGWDTGKAIGPLEASSYPTWKVFDVYLPPSTSIQYKFIKKDGSGNVTWEPGSNHSYTTPSSGTGSVTNSWGTAKANADELAENEIAALPEQFSLYQNYPNPFNPGTFISFDVPRGESVATRLVVYNAMGQIVRTLVDGTLVDGERAPGAYRVRWDGRNDLGETVTAGVYIYRLIAGDFSSEMKMLVLR
- a CDS encoding fibronectin type III domain-containing protein, producing the protein MFAKQAKCFSTANGIRFAFGERRELPSLKCVYQDDKNVMEDLQNVLQFDSILSKTTGKRQQENRSKKPFAGCRLFAWSFIAFLVVSASAHFSPLSAGTLTIAWDANTESDLAGYRVYYSLASQTYTKVNSKDVGTDLRCVVDNLEEGKTYYFVVTAYDRAGNESNYSIEVSATVTVVDQTPPAITQVRAVDRTTVSIQFSEPVTKSTAENKSNYSIDKQIAVVSAALQSDNRTVILTTSEHINGAYTLSVQNISDAATPANIINPAISVQYTLSGLDLTPPALTQVRAVDRTTVSVEFSEPVAKTTAENKSNYSISQQIVIARATLQSDNRTVILETSEHNNGVYTLTVQNISDVATPANVINPAISAPYTFSGLDQAPPIVTYAGIVDQATVEVRFDEPISEASALKVENYAITNGITITSISLHTDSRGVHLKTSNHQDGASYQLTVRNIADQAETPNVMAAPAVLGYTYRANDRLAPKVVAVKLLDLTTLSVTFDERVTKSSAEQISNYAISENVLVQTAKLNAEAIEVILTTSAHAYDRDYIITISGITDVSTNANVMSSTEARYRLDSQGVDREPPVVTYVGANDETTVEVRFNEPVTQASAENLANYSINKGLSITGATLHFDGRGVHLKTTPQTDGVTYQVTVFGIADRAPEPNTMTTTSTLSYTFIANDLDAPAPIAAILAADLLAITLMFDEQVTAA